Part of the Nicotiana sylvestris chromosome 2, ASM39365v2, whole genome shotgun sequence genome, agatatttaaattatttaaaagtaTTTGGTTACAGTAGTGCCGTGTGGCATATAAAGTTTGAAGTTATAATAGACTTGATAAATGCAGATGGtttcgctcggtcatgtttagtgaaTGGGTGCCAATcccggcttgttcagaaaatgggttGTGACAAGATTCAACTGTTTCTTAAAACAATAGTGCAACACCTTCCTTGTACATACTCAGACCATTGCCTGCTACTGGTCACACTTGAACCTAACAGAATACCTAGAAAAAATATATTTCGCTTTGAAACAATATGATCAACAAACCCTACATTCCCATCTGTAATTTAGCAGTCCTGGCAAAATACTTCTTCAATAGTTGAAGCTATGGAAAATTTTCAACAAAATGTAACTTATTGGAATAACCAGACTTTTggaaatatttttaaaagaaaacgaAAAATACTAGCTAGAATTAATGGAATTCAAGCATCCATGCACTATCCTACTAGCAATTTCCTACAAAATTTAGAAATTCAACTAAATCATGAATTTAATGCTTTATTAAAGCAAGAGGAAGATTTTTGAAAATTAAAGTCAAGAATTCAATGGTCAAACGATGGCGATGCTAACAAAATTTTTTTTCACATGTCTACCTCACAGAGACGTAGGCGGAATCGCATTAATGCTTTAAACGATAGTGTAGAAAATTGGATATTTGATCAAACAGAAATTCAAGAACAAATCTTTCAATACTACACTACACTATTCCAAACGCAACACTCaataactaacaaaataaaaaatgaatCGACAATGGTTAATTCTTTGAACTCTTCTGATCAATATCAACTGGCACAACCTCTAAAGTTGATTGAAATAAAGCAAGCTCTATTCTCTTTTCAACCTTTCAAGGCACCAGGGCCTGATGGATTTCATccgtatttctttcaaaaattttggAGAGAAGTGAGTCACTCGGTTATATTATTGCGGCAATGCTTTCAAACAAAGTGAAATTCCGGAAGAAATCAATAAAACCTACTTGTGTCTAattactaaaataaaaaaaatgccaCATCCATCATTCAATATCGTCCTATAAGTTTTTGCAACACAATTTACAAACTAATTACAAAAATAATTGTAAACCGTCTAAAACCTTTCATACAAAAAATAATTGGTCCAACACAGTCAAGTTTCCAACAAGGGAAAAGAGCTTCAGACAATGCAATCATTGTACagaaaatcctaaattacttaaaaGGGGAGAAAAAAGAGCGAACGGGCCAGATGCTACTAAAACTGGACTTGGAAAAGGCTTTTGATAAGCTTGAATAGTCCTTCGTAAAAAGCACACTACAATACTTCAACCTACCACACAATCTCATCTCCCTCATAATGTTCTCATTACAACATCTTCCATCTCTATACTGATAAATGGATCATGTACCAAGTTTTTCAACCATCTAGGGGTATACGCCAAGGAGATCCTTTATCTCCTTATATCTTTATTATGTGCTTGGAACGCCTCTCAAGGAATATATTCCAATCAGTGGATTACCTATTATGGAAACCCATACAAATTTCTCATAATGGACCTCAATTATCGCATCTTTTTTTCGCAGACGACATCATCCTTCTGTCTAAAGTAAATAGTACAAGCTGCAGCACTATCATTGACACCCTTAAAACCTTTAATAACTTATCAGGACAAACTATTAACTTCCAAAACTCAAGAATATTTTTCTCCAATAACTGCACTACTGAAGCAAAAAATAATATTATGTCTTGCTTTAGCATGAATGAAGAAAAACACTTTGGAAAATACTTGGGTTTTCCAATGTTTCAAAATAGACCTAATAAGTCAGATTTCCAATTCCTATTGGATAACTTCAAGGCTAAACTTGCAGGCCGGAAGATTAATTTTCTATCACTAGCAGGTAGAATTACTCTCATTAAATCAACCCTTTCTACCTTAACAAATCACATAATGCAATacatttcaatttctaaaaatattatcaataaaATGGAGCAATATATGCGTAATTTCCTATGGGGAACTACTCAACAAAAAAAATCACTTAGTCAATTGGAAATGAGTTACCACACCCAAAAATTTGGGAGGCATAGCTATACAGAAGCTTGAACTAAAAAATAATGCATTACTGGCAGGATTAACATGACGCCTATTTCATTCACCTAATCAACTATGGGCCAACACTCTTATACAATAATATAAAAACAAACGTACAATAGGAACTTCTTCTAATACTTGGCACAATATACTGTTGGGTTGGGAAAAATGCCAACATGGTATTCAATGGAAAGTGGTACAATTAGATCCTTATTACATGGTCATATACCTTTAGAACACACTACAAGGACTATAGACACTTACAGAGCTCAAAACGAatggaaatgggaagaaatacCTTTTCGCATTAcaaccatttttttaaaaaaaaaacaattcaaTAGAATCAATGTACCTGTCTATACAAACAAATTGGACACTATCTACTGGGGATTATCCCAACATGGAAAATTTACTGTCCAATCAATGTTTTCACAGTTACTACAACAGGATTTAAACATAACAGAACACACACTTCTCTACAATTGGATTTGCAAGATTCAAatacaacccaaaataaaaaTATTCCTTTGGCTTATAATGCATAATAGGCTACCTACAAAACACTACCTATATCATCTTGGAATCACATTAAACGACCAGTGCCAAATATGTCGGAGAGATCCGGAAACTATTAACCATATCTTTTTACACTGTTCTAACATAAAACATATATGGAATGATTTAGGTATAATGAACTTTATCACCCATATAAGTACAGATTCTCGTCCATCGGATTGGCTAATGAAACTCATTAATATAAAGCACAAGAACATGCCTTACCGTATCAATACCAAAACTTTTATTTCATACACTTTATGGCACATTTGGCTTAATCGTAACAATCACAACTTTAATAATACACAACAACGTCTATCAATTAAATTAATCACCACTCATGCGCTGGAATTTACTTACTTAGCCATAACTATGGCAACAACAAAAATTCCTATAATGCAACCTATCAAATGGATACCCCCTAAACCGAACTACTATAAATTAAATACTGATAGGGCTGCTTCATCGATCACTCACAAAGCAGGTATAGGGGGGCTCATACGCGACTCAAATGGAAATTGGATTATAGGTTTTGCAggcaatttggatactgccaccACCATCCATGCAGAATTAAAGGCCCTATTCTATGGACTGAAATTGGCAAATACATATAAATTGGTTCTGCTCGAAATAAACATCAATACATCAGAGGTACTTACCATGTTAAAAAATGACAACATAGTCTATACTAATATACTAGCGGACTGAAGATACCTCCTGGGCCAACTGCATAGTGCTACCATTGCACACACCTACAGAGAGGGGAATGATGTGGCTGGTAGTTTAGCTAAGGCGGGATGCACCATGGAATCTACTGAAAAACCAACAGGTTTTGGAGAGCCACTGGATTTTGTCTGTACCTTTTTGCAAATGGATCAGGCAGGAGCGATTCGTTATCGGAAGACAACATGCACACCACTGGAACAAGATATGGACATGGAGCTAAACACTTTTTGGAATTACGACGTTGCTGAGGAAACAACTGCCTCCAATGGAGTAAATGGGGTGGATAACACAATTAGAATAGATAGTATTAATCCTTGTAATAGACAACTATCAAACAACTATATTGTCGATGCACATGCATCACCCTCTCCGTTGTAACTTTAATTATGTTTAATGCAATATTATCTttctcacaaaaaaaaaaaaaaatctaaatacAGTGACATACCACCCAAAAAAAACGGGTCTCTTTTTTGCTTTtgtaaatataatttattttttattctacCCTTCCACAACACAATAGTCAAAATATGGCACTAAATGTTTCTCAACGAATATAAAACAATTACCAGTATTTTTCAccttttcttttaataattatGCCAGATACAAAATTGACAAACAAGTTGGATCCTAGATTGTTTGATCTAACAGATCCTCAAACACTCATAGTACAATGAAACACGATTGTTCATTCAATATAACAAATTCTTGAAGGTCCACAATATCGTATTTTGATAATTTGTTCACAACAAATGTTTTATGAGGCAAACATTATGTTTTCTCTGATAAACTCATAGTAATAAAACAATAGAAATTACAGCATCGGTCAACATAAACATAAAATTAAACTTTGCTACAATCCTGAGTTAGCATAAGGGAAGTCGAAGTCATTTCCATCCATCTCAGTAGTAGAAATCAGGTCTAAACCATGGGAACTTCCCTTCAGCTAGAGCCAAGAAAACTGCTACAGTCTTTGAACAGCAGATAATATGCTTGAGAAAACTATCATAAGCTTTATGTTATTCTGTGAATGGAGAGACAGCAATCTCCACGGACAGGCATAACTGTACATTAAGAGGCTTCCAGATTCTGATTGACCCGAAACCAGCATCAGATGCATATGCATTGTCATATCAAATTCCAAGAGCCATGATATGCTTCTTAAAGGAAGCCTTTAAACATCCAAGTGGTTGTTATGGAAAGGGGAAAGATCAAATCTAGGAGTCATCCAATTCAACAATTTGTGCTCTTCTTTCAGCAGCTTTCTTCCTGATGAAGATGCCCCATCTCAAGGCAGCTTTGAGTTTGAGCCACCCAACAACAGCCTTACCTGAAGAACGTGTCCGGTCCTCATCAAAACCGAAGGTAGAAGACATGTTGGGCATGTATGATGATCCATACTGGTAATTCTCTTCTCCACTAGAAGAAGCATGACCTTGTCCCATGCTGAAAATACGGAGCAGATGTTGCATGTCCTCATTTTCAAGCATCTCATGACTTCTCATACGTATTTCTTCCTCTGTTAAGAAGTCCTCAGCTCCCTTGTATGGATTAGGCGTGCTAGCAGCAAAATAGCTAGACATTGATGGCTGTGGTGGGCGAAGAGCCAGCATGCTCTCACTTCCATGTGGTTGAGCTTGTTGTGACGTACCTAGCAAATGGTTCTGAGGAGGAAATGAAGCACCATTTAACTGCATGCTGCCATTTAGATTCATGTGCTGAGGCTGCATGGTATATCTGCTACTGAGGCTCTCATTATACCCTGCTAACAGAGAAATATTTATGTTATGAAGTCATAAATTGGTAGTAACTATAAAAATCCAAGGTACAAATGAGGTCATAGTATATCTGTCAATTAGCTTGCTTGAGGATTTATTGACACATAATAACAGCCAGTTTTAGTAGAGCTGGTTAAAGAGGTAATTGCAGTGCTTAAACTAGGTATCCTTCATGTTCTGCAAAGCAGTAAACAGTGCAGGTCGAGAGACCTCCTTCAATGCGAAACAAATTGCCAAGGTATACATTATTTATAACAATTAAATCGAAAAAATTGGATAGTTATTGAGAAGTTTGTTTGAGCATCAAATCATGGTTCTATTGCAAATTAAAAAGAATTTGAGACCTTGAAGTTTGTAATGTATTAATTCAGAAGTGTATCAAAGATTTTGGGATGTCTTAAAATAGGAAGTGTCATGTAGATTTGGAACAAAAGGAGTAAATATGATATGATCCAACAACATGCTTATTCACAGGAAATCAATTGATATAAAACTTGGCATCCAATATTCGcgcttatgtttttttttttttcagctTGGCAATTTTTGTTCTTGTTAAGATACTCATCTAGCGACGATTTATTCTTCAATCACCAAAAAATCACACAAAGACCCTAAACAGCAACAAAAGCAGAGAGGGCATAATTCAACACAATTCATGAAGAACATATGGTAAGTGGTGAATTATTGTTCCAATCACCCAAGAATTGCACAGAGAAGCCCAAACAGTAGTAAAAGCAGAGCAGAAAGAATTTATACTTTAACAGTAACACATATGTTAGGCAATAATACATATTTATACCTCCCATGTTCAGTCCTGTATTCATAGCAGGCTGCTCTGATGAAATTGAAGCTGGAAGACTTGGTAAATTAATTTGTTGATCAAAAGAGGTCGAATGGTTCTGAGAGCCAATTGTAAGATCATTTTGAGAAGCAACTGAGGTTTTATTCTGGCCCAGGCTTAAAAGAGATTTTCCATCATACTCAACGACATGCATCCAGTTGTCATATGCCTTCTTGACTAAAGTATCCACATATACCTGCAAATATTGTTTGATGTTTGCTTAAGCACTTTGTCACACATACATGGCAAATATAACATCCAAAAGGTTTATTAAAGCAAATCATAGCAACACTCAGAAACTCCAATGACAACCACTACTTTGCAAAGTTTTGAAATGTCACAGAAAAAAAGGAATAAGTGCAAACCACATTCAAATATTGTGGCAATTCAGGAGGTTGCAATTAGAGTGCAtgtttttttttctcctttccttTAAGCATGTTTAGATGAATCCAAGAGGCCTAACTACACAAAAGAGAGAAATGGCTACAGATTGCAAACCTTCTGATTTTCTGAAAGAGAATCAACTGAATGATACTGGCCACCAGAGATTAAACCACATAACTCGTAGATATTGTTAAAGACAACACCAACATTTCTCATATCATCATGATAGTAGACATAAAGCTTCCCACCTAGAACACAGGTTTTTGCATGCTCCACAAGAGCATCCCACATCTTATTTGACATTCCACTTCCCAGGATCTGAGATAACAagatgaaaaaacaaaaaaaagaaacatTAATATACAACCAATATTATCGTTCTAATCTTCAACTTGTCAAGTTTAAAAATCTTACATTTCGGAGCCTCTGCGAGTCTCTCACAACAAGTCGCAGGAAGTCTTCCACTTTATGTATTCCAGCTTTATTTAGCCTCTTGTGAAAGGATCCATCTTTCCCTATCTTTTCCAATCTCCAAACCTCATCATCTAATGCAGGTGGATAATGTTTCTTGTACACTGCACGGAAACAGTCACAAAGAGTTACTACAAACCTCAGTAAACATAATTGTAATTTCCATACAAAAGGGCAAATATTATATGGACTTACATTCTCCTCTATGATCCTTGACAGTGAAGGCATCCGTTTTTGCCTCACGAATGCGAATTCCCTCACAACAACCTGATGCAACTTTTAAGCCTAGCCTGAACTTTCTGCTTCTGATCCAGCTGGAGTTGTCAGTAAACGTCAACTCACCAAGAGTGCCAACACCCTCCTTCAATATCACTTGCAGTTCTCCAGTAAGAAGAGGCCTTTTTCCTTCGCGCTCCTTCACTATATGAGACTCAAATTTTTCTTGAGTCCAGCCATCATCATCCTCGTCATTGAAATCTCCTTCAAGCACAACAATATCTAGTTTAACTGAGGACTCTGGCCCTGATGTTACAACATGGTTTGTATTTCCATCAATCAAGACAATATGTATCGCAGAACCCTGCTCTCCTTCTACTTTTCCTCCTGTGAAGAGAGGTAGTGACAGTTTCGACCGAAACTGAAGCTGCAAATTTCTCCCATCAGGTCCTTCAATTCTTTTCGGAGAAACCCTGCATGGTTATCAAAAAATTCAATCCCAAAACAGAGTGGACAGCCAACTAAAACAAAATACATTAGAAGCTCAACCAAGCAAAGGGCACAAACTTTTCAGTCATGCTAATGCTTGTTATATTAGTTCACAATGGAACATTCCCCATACATAAAAATATACTTGAAAACTGTTGAAAATAAGAATTATGCTCTGAAAGAATTAGTTAAGATATGTGAAGCCATACCTTGCATTAAGTTTAGCAGGACCAAGTTTAGCCAAAGCACGCTCAACTTCCTCACTAACCTGTGAATACAAGTGGACGTTCATAAATAAGAAAACAAAAGCCTAGAAGAAAGCTTGTGCAAGTACAacaagaacggacaagtttgcaGAGTCTCGCCATCCCACAAACACAGAAATATGAGCACCATTCTGTGCCCTGTACTGTCTCAAAACAATGTAGAGACTCATGGGCTGGTCAACAACAGGGGCGGcccttccataaagcaagtaaaaCAAACCGCTTTAGGCCTCATATTTTTGGGGGCCCAGTTTTTGTTACACCTAATAAATTATGTataacttttaaaaaaaagtctgtaaagtgaaaaagtttgatttctttctttaacaaatatagaTAAGAAGTATTTGCAACTGCTATGATTTCTACCAAGGAAATTGCAATTGAAATGAAAATCAAGCCCAAATTTCAtaagaaacgtgtgatatataggaagtaacaatttaatgcgaatgttgataatgaaatctcaaaatctttcgaagagtACTTTAGAAttgattacttttatacataatagacaagactattttttcacttcaaaatatatttgaacaatttgcagcatatgaaaatatttttggttttctatttggtggtaaaaactaagatcactacatgttgaaaatttgaaaaaatattgccttaatcttgaatgttccttaaaacATAATAATCAATTTGTATTTaatggtttagatttattttctgatAAAAGTATTAAGAACAATTGTACAATTAGAAGATAGCAGTTTAATTAATACACTTAATAACATAACAAGATTTAATTCTTTTccaaatgcctaaattgcttatggaataatgttaataactcatgttactgctgcttcagcagaaagaagttttcaaaattaaaattgataaaatcttatctaagatcaacaatgtcacaagaaaggttaaatggattagctatattgtcaattgaaaaatattttttaggagttattgattataagaaaattattagcAACTTTGTATctgagaaaagctaaaaaaaaatagacttcaaataaataataaaaaaaaaaaaattaggcccctcataaagtttggctttaggccacaaaattgGTCGGGCCGTTGCTGGTCAACAAGCCCATGGAAGACATAAATAACTCAGCTTTTACAGCTATAAGGGCACAACCTTGAGTTGATGCCACGTTAACATGCATGAGTCCAACAAAAGAACTGCTGAAAGAACAACTGGAGTGCTAATACACTTAAAATATGTTATCCTATCAAATATAAAACGTGGAAGTATATTTGTGCACCCAGTAAGCATTTTACATGAAAATTTAAAGCTATTTTTCTCCAGACATTATGCACACAAGCAGGATATGGGGACAGCTCTCTTTGATTGATcattgagagagagagaaagaggttCTCAGTGAAAATTCTACAATGATCAAAGCATATAAAATTTTTAGTAGAAGTTTCAGCATATGAAATAAATGGTCTAATACTTAATAATCCAGCTCATTTTCTTGCACCGGCTTTATTCCCAGAGAAGTAAATACCTGTCGCACTGAGTCATACTGGAAATATGTAACTGCCCCAGTAGTTATATAATTAAGAATCGAACTTCCATAACTACTAATTGGTTGGTTGTCTAAGTGAAACTTCACATAAGTAATGTCCAAGAATAGGAAGAGAATTTTGAAGGGCTTAATAATCTTACAACTCTTCGAAGAATTGGCTCCAGTGATGAGCAGAGTTTTTGCAGACTGTCCACCTTTAGCGCTTCAACAATGACACTGCAGTAACCATGTACTTTTCAAAAAACGGTGCTACAGTTACCATGAATAGGCACAGAAAGATGAGTAACTCTATAACAGGTACTAAATTTcagcttttaaaaaaaaatatgagACATCCAGGTTACATCATTCCACGACAGATGACACCACAACAAACAATCAATAGAAATAAAGACTTCTAAAATGAGAAGCTTTTACTGGTTACTTCATAAGATAAGATGAACACAGTTGATGGACCATAACAAATAGGCCATAGTTAGAGAGGCATCTGCCACTCAGACACTCAGAGGAAACTAAAGCGTTTGGAGGATTACAAACACCAGGTGACGACTTCCCTTGGGAAGCTCAAGTATGTCCATGGCTACAAGATATAGAGACAACTCTCCCTCTGAATGATGATTGAGAAGAATGAAATATGGATAATCCTATTGACAACTAACGGTGAGGAATCCCATTTGAAAGCTGACTAGTGCACCACTCCCAGTCCAGTGGGACTGTGGCAGAGGCAGTCCTTAAATATTCATTGCGAGCCATTTGTCACAAGCTCAAAACCTTTCAATTCACATCCTAGAGTGACAAAATTCTTAAAATGATGTTTATGAATTAGGCACTATGAGCCTCTTCTCATTTTGTACTCTCAGCATACAGCACTATGAACCTCTTCTATTTTGTATCATAGACGATCAAATAAATAGGGTGCTTGCACTTATGAACCAAAGAAAAAGAACGAGCTACTTATCGAGACAGATTCAATTAAAATGTTCCTTCTCTTGCAGTCAACATCCTTATCCTCAATCTTGCAAATTATAAACAATCAATAAAGAAAGCTCTCACTATCTTCCCATCCAAGGATCTTGATAATTATACCTCATTTTTTATAGGTATCTTGATAATAATACCCCATACCTCAAACATATTCATCAAGATCAGATTTTTCTTATTAAAAAATACAATTTCCTCTACCTCGCAAAACATAACCATCATTCTCCACATCCTCACGACAATTCTCACAATACCCTCACTAAATACTCTACAATTGCTTATTATCAAATTCAAAATCCCAGCAAAGTTTACATGATGACCAATTACAACAACAAACCCAACTGTAAGTACAGTACTAAGATTTGCTAAATCATAAAAAttaactaaagaaaaaaaaattccttaacagaaaaatttaaataaaaaaaactattttttgtgtgtGAGTAAATTACCTAGCAAGAGCAGGTCTTTTCCTTTCAGGTTGACCTTCCTCACTACTACTGGGATCCAAAGCACGTTTGTCCATATACCTCGTTTGCATTTTCTTACTAAACACTCTTCTTCTTCAACTATATCTGTTTTCAGATCTGATCTAAAATAaagtttctttattttttgtttaatttttgaacTGTTTGTAGTGAGGACTTTCTTTTTTCACTGGATAAGATTCCCAACGGCAAAAAGGAAGAGAGGAAAAGGAGCGAAAAAGGGGAAAGCGGGAAAAAATtgaaagaagatgaagagaggTTTCTCGGAAAGTTCAAGGAAATAACATTGGACTTTCGTATGATGGCACTAGCTGTTAGCTAAAGTTTCTATTTTGATGGCTGCTGGTTTTGGTTTTGGCTTGTAAACTCgatcttgctatatatatatctAACGCGTGGGTTTTCTACTTGACGCGCTATTTTTGATCTGTCACTTTTGTCCTTTTCAATTTAAATTATCCCTACTtgacctcttctttttttttttggaaaacctAATTATTTTCTAAGCTGCAAATTTTTTCAATTCATCAAATGTGTGTAGTCAGTAGTGTATGTGATATATAGCTTTGACCCGAGAAGGCAAATTAGAAATTAGATCAAATGCTTAGACATTTCGTCcataaaatattttcaaaaaaacgTGATGAATTTTTTCAGAGGTCATTTTATGGCTATTATATCGACAGAGATAAGAAACATCAAAATTTCGAACCAGTCTCTAAATTGAGATTTGAGAAGTGTAATTGATTATTTTATAGGAAAAGTGAAAAGTCATTTTATTAGAGCAATTTATGCATAAGTAAAAGAGTAGTCCATTGGTGGTCCACCATTAGTGTGCTTTCCACAACAAAAATGATGATACTAGAAATAATAATTGTCAATCAATGATTATTATATTCAGCATTATTGATTACCTTAAACAAATGCTGTTGAGGGAGTATAGTCAAGTAATTAGAGCTAGTGAGTGAagtaatttaatatttaaaaatgcGTGGACTTGAGGTAGGCAATTGGGAATTGCCAATAAATGGTGATAATATTTGGTTGTTAATGAACTACTTACTCTCTGGTCAATGCTCCTTTCAGTTTGTAAATTAAAAGCTTAGGATGATGCTAGAAATTATTTAGAAAAGAATTCGTTGACAGCTGAACAAATGTTTTTAGTGTTGGCTTTCTGAGTTTCATGGTAGTTAAGATTCATAATAAAATGTAGTCAATTCAATTTTATATTTGTCATCATTAacaatatgaagaaaaaaaactaCTACGTATTATTTTGGAGccacaataaaaaataaaataagaaaactgTAAGTTATAGTATATCTTGTAATTTTCAAATACGtaacacaaaacaaaaattttGAGTTAACACCTAATATTAGATGTTTTTACCCTTGTGTTCCAAACTCTATGATTCTATTTGGAAATAAGAAAAGGTATTTAGAAAAATAGAACATAAAGGGTCTGATTTTTTATACATTCAtttgctttctttcttttctgTTTGGTGTGGGGGTGGGTGGGGGGTTTGGAGTTTCAAAGCCAAAACATTAGTTTTCAGAAACCAACAAATTGTTAGTACagtgttttttttcctttttggggagaaaagaaacaaacaGAACCTTTAATTTCAGTCTATAGTGAGTGGGCATTATTTACTTCCCTGGGGCCGAGAGTCTATCAGAAACAAGATCCAGTATTTTTAAAGTCATGGGTGTTTACTgataaaaatttcaaaagaagagaaaaatggatTTTAGTTGTGGGTGCTAACTcaatatttatttaaatatttttataattgctAACGCAAATTTACTAAATCTGATCAAGATAATGGGTGCTTGAGCACACACAAGATATCATGTAGATCCGCCATTgaaagtaggggtaaggtctgcgtacccactaccctccccaaactccATTTATGGGAGTATACTGAGTTGGTTcagaggcggacccaggattGAGCGCAACGGGGGCACCACTAACCATAAATATGTCGATAATTAACGATAAAATTTCGCGTGCTACTCTTTAAAAAATTGAAGTATGATAATTTATCCATAAATATAAACGACGagaaattttaaaagaaagagaAAGCACTAAGCAAAGAGTGAAAGATTACTTTGCAAAAtaggtgctacaggaagcaattTTGATACTTGATACAGGCGACACCgtttcattatatatatatatatatatatatatatatatcagttttGTCAAACTGTTTTATAACAAAGCACTGATAACAATGTTTATTTTGCATATTActtacctatatatatatatatatgcagttTTTATTATAAAACAGTAATGATTTAATAGGTCTGTAATGA contains:
- the LOC104241635 gene encoding calmodulin-binding protein 60 B-like, with amino-acid sequence MQTRYMDKRALDPSSSEEGQPERKRPALASVIVEALKVDSLQKLCSSLEPILRRVVSEEVERALAKLGPAKLNARVSPKRIEGPDGRNLQLQFRSKLSLPLFTGGKVEGEQGSAIHIVLIDGNTNHVVTSGPESSVKLDIVVLEGDFNDEDDDGWTQEKFESHIVKEREGKRPLLTGELQVILKEGVGTLGELTFTDNSSWIRSRKFRLGLKVASGCCEGIRIREAKTDAFTVKDHRGELYKKHYPPALDDEVWRLEKIGKDGSFHKRLNKAGIHKVEDFLRLVVRDSQRLRNILGSGMSNKMWDALVEHAKTCVLGGKLYVYYHDDMRNVGVVFNNIYELCGLISGGQYHSVDSLSENQKVYVDTLVKKAYDNWMHVVEYDGKSLLSLGQNKTSVASQNDLTIGSQNHSTSFDQQINLPSLPASISSEQPAMNTGLNMGGYNESLSSRYTMQPQHMNLNGSMQLNGASFPPQNHLLGTSQQAQPHGSESMLALRPPQPSMSSYFAASTPNPYKGAEDFLTEEEIRMRSHEMLENEDMQHLLRIFSMGQGHASSSGEENYQYGSSYMPNMSSTFGFDEDRTRSSGKAVVGWLKLKAALRWGIFIRKKAAERRAQIVELDDS